Part of the Crossiella cryophila genome, GGGGCCCATGTCCTCGCTGAAGACCGCGGGGTCCCGTGAGCTGGCGCCGTAGACCGCGCTGGTGGACTTGACCACCAGCTTGCGCATCGACGCCGACTTCTGGCACGCGGCCAGCAGCTGCATGGTGCCGATGACGTTCATCTCCTTCATCGCGGTGCGCCCGGTGGAACCCGGGTTCGCACTCACCGAGGCGTGCACCACGGTGTCCACCTTCGCGGTGGCGATGACCTTGGAGATGAGCGGGTTGCGGATGTCGGCGCGCACGAACTCGGCCCGGCCCATCCGGCGCAGCAGATCGCGCGGCGGGGGCACGGTGTCGACGCCGAGGACCCGTTCGATGGACGGGTCGGCGGCGAGGCGGGCGGCGAGGTGTCCGCCGAGGAAACGGCTTACCCCGGTGACGAGAACGATGTTGGGCGCCATGCGACTCCCTGGGCACGGGCGGTGACGGAAGGCGATGCTACCCGCGCCACGGGCTCCGGCATGCCGCCTTGCGGGGCGTTCCTGGTGAAGTTCCCAGGTCAGCCCGGTAACGCGAACCGCCGCCGGTATCGAGGCTCACACCTCGGACCCGGCGGCGGTTCGTTCGGTCTCAGGCCATCATCAGCACAACGAGCGAGAAGCGACCTCAGACCCGAAGGTCACTTGCCCTGCTTGCGACGCGCGTGACGCGTCTTGCGGAGCAACTTGCGGTGCTTCTTCTTCGACATGCGCTTGCGGCGCTTCTTGATGACCGAGCCCATACGGGTTCCTCTTCACTATCGATGTTGGTGTGCTGAGCTTTCGCGTGTCGTCAGCGCGCGCTGCGGCCGCCGGCCGGGCGGCCGAATGACACGAACGGTCTACCAGGGTACCCGGGGGGTGAAACCGCCCCTCAGCCCGCGTTGTAGTACGCGTTCTCCAGGTAGGCGTGCACCTCGTTCTCGGGCACCCGGAAGGACCTTCCGACCCGGACCGCGGGCAGTTCGCCCGAGTGCACGAGCCGGTAGACCGTCATCTTGGAGACACGGATGAGCCCGGCCACTTCGGCAACCGTGAGAAACCGAACCTGACCGAGTCCAGCGTGATCCGTCTCCTTCTTCGCCGGCATGAGTCACCGTGTCTTTCGGCACGTGGCGCGCCGCCGGCTTCCCCACCGACGGAATCGACACGCACGTGCTGCCTACGAGGGTAGCCGCCCTGCCCGCACGCTGCGAGGACTCGACTTCCGATACCATTCCGTGATAACGCGCTTACTTCTCGTGCGCCTTGCCGAGCTGCACCGACCGGTCCCTGGCCGCCTCGATGGCCGCGATCAGGGCCGCCCGCACCCCGTGCTTCTCCAGTTCCACGATGGCCGAGATGGTGGTGCCTGCCGGCGAGGTGACCGCCTCCCGCAGCGCCACCGGGTGCTCCCCGGAGTCCCGCAGCATGGCCGCCGAGCCGACCGCGGACTGGATGATCAGATCCGCCGCGACCGCCCTGGGCAGCCCGAGCAGGATGCCCGCGTCGATCATGGCCTCGACCAGGAAGAAGAAGTAGGCCGGACCGGATCCGGACAGCGCGGTGACCGCGTCCTGCTGCGCCTCGGGCACCCGCACCACCTTGCCGACCGCGGCCAGCATGGCCTCGGCCAGCGCGAGGTGCTCCGGCCTGGCGTGCCGCCCGCCGGAGATGGCGCTCATCGCCTCGCCGACCACCATCGGGGTGTTCGGCATGACCCGCACCACCGGGACGCCCTCGGGCAGCCTGCGCTCGAACAGGGCGGTCGGCAGACCAGCGCACAGCGACACGATGAGCGTGCCGGGGCGCAGCACCGCGGCCAGCTCGTCCAGCAGCGGCTCGATGTCCTGCGGCTTGACCGCGACGACGAGCACATCGGCCAGCCCGGCCGCGGTCGGCACGTCGACGCCGCGGACGCCGTAACGCTTGGTCAGCTCGGCACTGCGTTCCGGGTAGCGCTCGGTGAACAGCAGGTCATCCGGACTGCGGCCGGACTGGAGCAGCCCGGACAGCAGCGCCTCGCCGATCTTGCCCGCGCCGAGTACAGCGGTGGTCGTCATGCGCGAGAGCTTAGGACGGCCACCCAAACCAGTTGCGAAACAGGCGTGGCGCGCAGCGACACGGCGGGCTCTTCACCTGCGGCGGGGTTGATTTTTCGCGTTGCCTTGCCGTGCGTCCGACGCATCCGAAGCTTGCTTCGCGTGCGGCGGATGCACGGCGGGGCGACTGAGAGCGAAAAATCCCGCGCGCGGAGCGCGCCAATGTGTCAGTCCAATGGCGTCAGCGCCAGTTGCCGGGTCTGGCACACGAGTCGGCCGGTGGAGTCGATGACGGTGGTGTCCTCGTCGAACCACTGCCCGTAGACGGCCTTGGACTCCACGGAGAGGCGCAACCAGCCCGGGGCCGGGCGGGAGCGCAGCAACGCGGTCAGTTGCACGGTGGGCGACCAGGACAGGCGGCCCAGGTTGAAGGTGACCGGCATCGAGATGTCGCCGGCGACCAGGGCGAAGAGGGGGTCCGGCTGCCCCTCGCGCGGCCGGACCCACAGGCGCAGGCGCAGCGGGCTGGTGTGGTTGTCGGTGAGGAAACCGGCGCCGTCGGGGTCCAGCATGAGCTGGCAGGCCTTGGCCACCCGGAAGACCTTGGCGGCCTGGGTGGCGCCGACCTCGATCGCCCTGGCCGGTGGTTCGGCTGGCAGGTCGGGCAGGTCGGTCCAGGCGGCTGGTTCCTCGGGCAGGCGGCCGGTGGTGACCATGGCGTGCACGCACACCCGGCCGCGCTGTTCCAGTTCGGTCTTGACCACGGTGACCGTGCGGCCGGACTTGAGCACGCTGGTGCGCAGCAGCACCGGGCCCAGTTCCGGCGGGTGCAGGAACTCAGCGCTCACGCTGAGCGGGTCGGTCGCGGCCGCGCCGCCGGTCTCCGCGGTGGTGATCGCGGCCCTGGCCAGCAGGGCCAGCAGGTAGCCGCCGTGCGGCTTGCCCGCGATGGTCCAGTCCGCGGCCAGCTCGGCGGTGAAGGTGCCATCCCCCATCGGGCGGACCGCGGTGGCCAGCCCGAACGGGGTGATGCGCAGTGGATCCGTCCGGACCCTCACCGCTTGCTTGCCAGAGCCCGCAGGAAGAACGCGGTGTTCGCCGGTCGTTCGGCCAGTCGTCGCATCAGGTATCCGTACCACTCCTGGCCGTACGGGATATAGACCCGGACGGTCTCGCCCGCCTGAGCGAGACGAAGTTGTTCTTCCGGCCGGATGCCGTAGAGCATCTGGTATTCGTACGTGCCCGGCTTGCGATCGTGCCAGCGGGCGCGTTCGTCGA contains:
- the proC gene encoding pyrroline-5-carboxylate reductase, producing the protein MTTTAVLGAGKIGEALLSGLLQSGRSPDDLLFTERYPERSAELTKRYGVRGVDVPTAAGLADVLVVAVKPQDIEPLLDELAAVLRPGTLIVSLCAGLPTALFERRLPEGVPVVRVMPNTPMVVGEAMSAISGGRHARPEHLALAEAMLAAVGKVVRVPEAQQDAVTALSGSGPAYFFFLVEAMIDAGILLGLPRAVAADLIIQSAVGSAAMLRDSGEHPVALREAVTSPAGTTISAIVELEKHGVRAALIAAIEAARDRSVQLGKAHEK
- a CDS encoding helix-turn-helix domain-containing protein — its product is MPAKKETDHAGLGQVRFLTVAEVAGLIRVSKMTVYRLVHSGELPAVRVGRSFRVPENEVHAYLENAYYNAG
- a CDS encoding thioesterase family protein, with amino-acid sequence MGDGTFTAELAADWTIAGKPHGGYLLALLARAAITTAETGGAAATDPLSVSAEFLHPPELGPVLLRTSVLKSGRTVTVVKTELEQRGRVCVHAMVTTGRLPEEPAAWTDLPDLPAEPPARAIEVGATQAAKVFRVAKACQLMLDPDGAGFLTDNHTSPLRLRLWVRPREGQPDPLFALVAGDISMPVTFNLGRLSWSPTVQLTALLRSRPAPGWLRLSVESKAVYGQWFDEDTTVIDSTGRLVCQTRQLALTPLD
- a CDS encoding 30S ribosomal protein bS22, translated to MGSVIKKRRKRMSKKKHRKLLRKTRHARRKQGK